AACCAGTATGGAGAGGTTCAATCAGTAAAAATTATTTCGGACAGAGAAACAGGACGTTCAAGAGGTTTCTGTTTTGTTGAAATGGAAAATGCCGAAAGCGCAATGGCTGAACTAAATGGCAAGGAACTCAATGGACGGAGTCTAACCGTAAGCGAAGCACGCACAAGAGAAGGTGGCAATAGTGGTGGTGGACGTCGCTTTGGAGGCGGCGGTGGCCACAGAGGTGGTTTCAACCGCAGATAAACCTTATCTTCTTAATACAATGTATCACTGTTTATTAACAGTGATACATACTCTCCCCGAACAAATCATCGCCCCCCTTTTTTCGTACTTTTCTTCGATTTCTTAAACACATCCCTCAGTATGGCCTTTCTTTTGCTACAGTTATTATATCAAAAATCGATATCTGTACTATCAAAAAGGAAGGTGAATCGATGTACCTGGAAAATAACACACT
This Chitinispirillales bacterium ANBcel5 DNA region includes the following protein-coding sequences:
- a CDS encoding RNA-binding protein, with protein sequence MTKKLYVGNLPFSADEQQVSELFNQYGEVQSVKIISDRETGRSRGFCFVEMENAESAMAELNGKELNGRSLTVSEARTREGGNSGGGRRFGGGGGHRGGFNRR